A genome region from bacterium includes the following:
- a CDS encoding PRTRC system protein C — MTAPTKLKPLTRVFQWNGLEIPDPNARLNPEEVLKVLGTVHPELNNASIEGPSFQGDKEVYTLCTRLGTKG, encoded by the coding sequence ATGACCGCCCCGACCAAGCTCAAGCCGTTGACCCGAGTCTTTCAGTGGAACGGACTGGAAATTCCGGACCCGAACGCCCGGTTGAATCCAGAGGAAGTTTTGAAGGTCCTGGGAACGGTCCATCCGGAACTGAACAACGCCTCCATCGAAGGCCCCTCCTTTCAGGGGGACAAGGAAGTTTACACTCTCTGCACCCGACTCGGCACCAAAGGGTGA
- a CDS encoding PRTRC system protein E, with protein sequence MFTKIAKALLKGDSSLNLIITRENDALLRVTAVVRDPKASGDLKDSALLRGVTIVNTPEKLEETLGDELANYQAAREEAHASIAEVTAALKEETERNRKKARQTRAKGGAGDTAAAKAERTGGEASLLDEAAPAQTPKQPEPTTSQTP encoded by the coding sequence ATGTTCACCAAAATCGCGAAAGCATTGTTGAAGGGAGACAGTTCTCTCAACCTGATCATCACCCGGGAAAACGACGCCCTGCTTCGGGTGACTGCGGTGGTCAGAGACCCAAAGGCGAGCGGGGATTTGAAGGACTCGGCCCTCTTGCGCGGCGTCACGATCGTGAATACGCCGGAGAAACTCGAAGAAACGCTGGGTGACGAATTGGCCAATTACCAGGCGGCCCGCGAAGAAGCGCACGCCTCCATCGCGGAGGTCACTGCGGCGCTCAAGGAAGAAACCGAAAGGAACCGCAAGAAGGCCCGCCAGACCCGGGCCAAGGGCGGAGCCGGCGACACGGCCGCCGCGAAAGCCGAAAGAACCGGCGGTGAGGCCTCTCTGCTCGACGAGGCCGCACCGGCACAAACTCCGAAGCAGCCCGAACCCACAACTTCCCAGACACCATGA
- a CDS encoding PRTRC system ThiF family protein — MHLAGCGGNGCHVLMGLCQLQRALQGLGHPGLQVTAFDPDTVSEANLGRQLFTEADLGQNKALALIHRLNIAFGLDWSAIPLAYRPHQTWPDLLITCVDSKQARAGIHERIQCGHLHYWMDLGNGADYGQVILGQAGASRKRLPNVADLYPEMLQGYENDAPSCSLAEALTHQELFVNRTLTAFALHLVWAMFRRGEIRVAGCFLNLKEITTVPIPLRLLKKQRRPSRRT, encoded by the coding sequence GTGCATCTTGCCGGTTGCGGCGGCAACGGGTGCCACGTGCTGATGGGACTGTGCCAGTTGCAGAGGGCTTTGCAGGGATTGGGCCACCCGGGACTGCAGGTGACCGCGTTCGATCCCGACACCGTCTCGGAAGCCAATCTCGGCCGTCAACTCTTCACGGAAGCCGATCTCGGTCAGAACAAAGCGCTCGCGCTCATCCACCGGCTCAACATCGCGTTTGGTCTGGATTGGAGCGCGATCCCGCTGGCCTACCGTCCGCACCAAACCTGGCCGGACCTGCTGATCACCTGTGTTGATTCCAAACAGGCCCGCGCCGGAATTCATGAGCGCATCCAGTGCGGCCATCTGCATTACTGGATGGATCTGGGCAATGGCGCGGATTACGGACAGGTTATTCTTGGGCAGGCCGGCGCGTCGCGGAAACGCTTGCCCAACGTCGCCGACCTCTACCCGGAGATGCTTCAAGGCTATGAGAATGACGCCCCTTCATGCAGCCTCGCCGAAGCGCTCACACACCAGGAGTTGTTCGTCAACCGCACGCTGACTGCCTTCGCACTGCACCTGGTGTGGGCCATGTTCCGGCGCGGAGAAATCCGCGTGGCCGGATGCTTTCTCAATCTGAAGGAGATCACCACTGTCCCAATTCCCTTGCGACTTCTAAAGAAGCAGCGCAGGCCGTCACGGAGAACTTAA
- a CDS encoding NUDIX domain-containing protein, with protein MKEAVTIIVIGEGHAYIARRLKISDNFGKLGFPGGKREHADADPRESAARELAEEMGLTVSAGDLQHVGVSEFRTPDFGHYRTTAYLLRLPDGVTPKNAEPHKHGPWLRIPIPVIESMPEDKLLPGTKEFLKAAVA; from the coding sequence ATGAAAGAGGCAGTCACCATCATCGTCATTGGCGAGGGCCACGCATACATAGCTCGACGCCTCAAGATCTCCGACAACTTCGGCAAGCTGGGGTTTCCGGGCGGCAAACGTGAACATGCCGACGCGGACCCGCGCGAGTCGGCCGCGCGCGAACTCGCCGAGGAAATGGGCCTCACCGTATCGGCCGGCGACCTGCAGCATGTCGGGGTTTCGGAATTCCGGACGCCCGATTTCGGGCATTACCGGACCACCGCCTATTTGTTGCGCCTGCCGGACGGCGTCACACCGAAGAACGCGGAACCTCACAAACATGGACCCTGGCTGCGTATTCCCATCCCGGTTATTGAGAGCATGCCGGAAGACAAACTCCTGCCGGGTACCAAGGAGTTTCTCAAAGCCGCCGTGGCTTGA
- a CDS encoding PRTRC system protein B, with amino-acid sequence MREHEHKAALIYSHLTELGWTRSLPKKNILAEAAQCLTKRVSRYQQRRLPLEFTLATDLKLLPLSESSDQCAIVVHTTDVQCIELQDPILRLEKKNPKVGRYVWRALHRGLGLLGEYCSPYTLLHLIAMYYWQGDENEEYVLKELKAQGEDVSQIEMIRRADLERQFPTWVLGREREYRRPPTGLRQLPFCAAVQRLMSFQREQFPDNSLECHSIPIVYIPWERSVMNQVVDEHFNVLNQDYETVQCLFPFDPASCESFRRAWRQFEVYLAVVQAVEDVLDGLLGAAEPRPVMIGTPKESPRELAATHAFLLYSGANTLSRAMVTLHTVARGPGRYVLLPGKPASAPALYQLLTRFNPNLAYHGLLPWNLLRHTPGELLWHCPSRIEPIFFQTNQGELNAISGQRVRHPHLLFHVTRKSLHVAALPNDQRPTLQTELMRAPYYNVSAEGLVCQGSMNGPRENRPEAIAQWERAFFHSAFTHPQGGAFQITSHPNGQSGLWLEHAAKPGAEFPVEHLVPMKMTLSQWLTEHSTSKW; translated from the coding sequence GTGCGCGAGCACGAACACAAAGCCGCGCTCATCTATTCTCACCTGACCGAACTGGGCTGGACCCGGTCATTGCCCAAGAAGAACATTCTGGCGGAAGCCGCGCAATGCCTGACGAAACGGGTGTCCCGCTACCAGCAACGCCGGCTGCCACTGGAATTCACCCTGGCAACTGATCTCAAGCTGCTGCCGCTCAGCGAGAGCTCGGACCAGTGCGCGATCGTGGTCCACACCACGGACGTTCAATGCATTGAGCTTCAGGATCCCATCCTGCGACTGGAGAAGAAAAACCCCAAAGTGGGACGCTACGTTTGGCGGGCGCTGCATCGCGGACTCGGGCTGCTTGGCGAGTATTGTTCGCCCTACACCTTGCTGCACTTGATTGCCATGTACTATTGGCAAGGTGATGAGAACGAGGAATATGTCCTCAAGGAACTCAAGGCCCAGGGCGAAGACGTGTCGCAAATTGAAATGATTCGGCGTGCCGACCTCGAGCGGCAATTCCCAACCTGGGTGCTGGGACGTGAACGCGAGTACCGCAGGCCGCCCACAGGACTGAGACAACTGCCCTTTTGCGCGGCCGTCCAGCGGCTCATGTCCTTCCAACGGGAACAATTCCCGGACAACTCGCTGGAGTGCCACAGCATCCCCATCGTTTACATCCCGTGGGAGCGGTCGGTCATGAACCAGGTGGTCGACGAGCACTTTAATGTCCTCAACCAGGATTACGAAACAGTTCAGTGCCTGTTCCCGTTCGATCCGGCGTCCTGTGAATCCTTCCGACGGGCCTGGAGACAATTCGAGGTTTACCTAGCGGTCGTCCAAGCCGTGGAAGATGTCCTGGACGGGCTGCTCGGCGCCGCCGAACCGCGCCCGGTGATGATCGGCACGCCGAAGGAGTCCCCGCGCGAACTCGCCGCCACGCACGCGTTCCTGCTCTACAGCGGCGCAAACACGTTGAGCCGGGCAATGGTGACACTCCACACCGTTGCAAGGGGACCTGGACGCTACGTGCTTCTGCCCGGCAAACCCGCCAGCGCCCCCGCGTTGTACCAATTGTTGACTCGTTTCAATCCGAACCTTGCCTATCACGGGCTGCTGCCTTGGAACCTGTTGCGGCACACTCCCGGCGAACTGCTCTGGCATTGTCCCAGCCGCATCGAGCCGATCTTCTTTCAAACCAACCAGGGCGAACTCAACGCGATCAGCGGCCAACGCGTGCGCCATCCACACCTGCTGTTCCATGTGACGCGCAAAAGCCTTCACGTCGCGGCCCTGCCAAACGACCAGCGCCCCACCCTTCAGACTGAGTTGATGCGAGCACCGTATTACAACGTGAGCGCGGAGGGACTGGTCTGCCAGGGCAGCATGAACGGCCCGCGCGAAAACCGGCCCGAGGCTATCGCCCAGTGGGAACGCGCTTTTTTCCACTCCGCATTCACCCACCCGCAGGGCGGAGCGTTTCAGATCACTTCACATCCCAACGGTCAATCCGGGCTGTGGCTGGAGCACGCTGCAAAGCCGGGCGCCGAATTCCCGGTCGAGCATCTCGTGCCGATGAAAATGACTCTGAGTCAGTGGCTGACGGAACATTCGACATCCAAGTGGTGA